A genomic stretch from Psilocybe cubensis strain MGC-MH-2018 chromosome 1, whole genome shotgun sequence includes:
- a CDS encoding Chitin deacetylase 7 yields the protein MLPYALLLSLLPLCVIAQDGAISGPTTSPSAAGYSCDPTKCKLPDCNCASTDPPGGLKPSDVPQFIVFTADDAVQSYTLDSVNQFIGQRVNPNGCPIKMTYFTSLSYTNYTLVTDWYVAGNEIADHTMTHVGTPSAQEINGNLIALNALAGIPLSDIKGFRAPFLNYSVDTLKLLAQSAFTYDSSAAASIPVTDPNTDAYWPYTLDNGMANNCLSVPGTCRGEPKLPGFWEIPMYAFFDERGVVGPHLMDPWLDAANGASTVNDTATLEYMKKTFTDHYNGKRQPIGLYTHPIHLSRTYPGVNAPMSTINMINAFLDWAQQQQNVWIVSNLQLLEWVRNPVPVSQLSNFAPLKCTTPQVDSSAQICNGIPKNENGLLSHCAFSDFPFYTCYGCPTEHPTPDQPNPPQDTSQGQPERHRLPANCSTPFWDPIAGKCLCTASTCTFTDLSRPIGPNGANLTGGGTGDAFNQPDSLPSYTPFSAGTPSALLAAGAWPALFISALGALVGLLGVMARL from the exons ATGCTTCCATATGCGTTATTGCTCTCCCTGCTGCCCTTGTGCGTTATCGCCCAAGACGGTGCAATCTCTGGCCCCACGACGAGTCCCTCAGCAGCAGGCTATTCATGCGATCCGACAAAGTGCAAGCTGCCCGACTGCAACTGCGCGAGCACCGACCCGCCAGGTGGACTCAAACCG TCGGACGTCCCACAGTTCATCGTCTTCACTGCCGATGATGCAGTCCAGTCCTACACCCTCGACTCGGTCAACCAATTCATAGGCCAACGCGTAAATCCCAACGGCTGCCCAATCAAAATGACCTATTTCACCTCGCTCAGTTACACCAACTACACTTTGGTCACTG ATTGGTATGTCGCGGGCAACGAAATTGCTGATCACAC CATGACCCATGTCGGCACACCATCGGCGCAGGAAATAAACGGAAACCTCATCGCTCTAAATGCTCTTGCTGGTATTCCATTATCCGACATCAAAGGCTTCCGCGCACCATTCCTCAATTACTCCGTGGACACTCTGAAGCTCCTAGCCCAGTCCGCATTTACCTATGATTCCAGTGCAGCAGCGTCTATTCCCGTCACGGATCCTAACACCGACGCGTATTGGCCCTACACGCTAGATAACGGCATGGCGAACAATTGCCTATCCGTCCCTGGAACATGTCGTGGTGAACCGAAATTACCAGGCTTCTGGGAAATACCAATGTATGCGTTCTTTGATGAGCGAGGAGTAGTCGGTCCCCACTTGATGGATCCTTGGCT GGATGCTGCAAACGGAGCTAGCACAGTCAATGACACCGCGACTCTGGAATACATGAAGAAAACGTTCACCGACCATTACAACGGAAAGCGTCAACCAATTGGATTGTACACCcatcctattcatttatCA AGGACATATCCCGGCGTCAATGCGCCAATGTCGACGATTAACATGATTAACGCCTTCTTGGACTGGGCACAACAGCAGCAGAACG TCTGGATCGTTTCCAACCTTCAACTCTTGGAATGGGTACGAAACCCAGTTCCTGTATCCCAGCTCAGCAACTTCGCCCCTTTGAAGTGCACGACACCACAAGTGGACTCGAGCGCCCAGATTTGCAACGGTATTCCTAAGAATGAAAATGGCCTTCTTTCGCATTGTGCGTTCTCGGATTTCCCTTTCTACACCTGC tatggctgcccaacCGAGCATCCCACTCCTGACCAGCCTAACCCACCCCAGGACACCTCCCAAGGACAGCCTGAACGCCACAGAC TCCCTGCCAACTGTTCAACGCCTTTCTGGGATCCCATTGCTGGAAAGTGTCTGTGCACGGCCAGTACTTGCACGTTCACAGACCTGTCGCGTCCCATCGGA cCAAATGGTGCCAACTTGACAGGCGGAGGAACGGGCGACGCGTTCAACCAGCCAGATTCGTTGCCATCCTATACACCATTCAGCGCTGGGACGCCGTCAGCATTGCTAGCTGCCGGAGCATGGCCTGCGCTCTTCATCAGCGCCTTGGGCGCGCTCGTTGGTTTGCTTGGGGTCATGGCCAGGCTTTGA
- a CDS encoding hypothetical protein (Uncharacterized protein C725.03), producing the protein MTPTIPRWKRIIETALAEYKNQTVIQIATTDNTRPTPRVRSHIFRSFLSHPSHPSLPLLLSSTDIRTPKVSQIANHKAVEIAWWIDGTQQQFRILANVYIVPEPNHPLLAPFRKQLEESKLEAGDAISLYPSTEEWESQRKSMFASMSAHMRASWCRPTPGSPLSLHGGPEAVKNWPTRVVQPDREKMSPEEFKEAQKNWELALSNFALVVIDPYEVDFVDLGGAKGKLDRRWLFVKAREGEYGWKWTEEELVP; encoded by the exons ATGACGCCTACAATACCGCGCTGGAAAAGGATTATTGAAACTGCTCTTGCTGAATACAAAAACCAAACAG TAATCCAGATCGCTACTACGGACAACACTAGACCGACCCCCCGAGTACGATCCCACATATTCCGTTCTTTTCTCTCCCACCCATCCCACCCATCGCTACCACTCCTATTGAGCTCAACGGACATCCGTACCCCAAAGGTCAGCCAAATAGCAAACCACAAAGCTGTCGAAATCGCATGGTGGATCGACGGCACACAGCAGCAATTCCGCATACTAGCGAATGTGTACATCGTCCCTGAGCCCAACCACCCGTTACTTGCACCCTTCAGGAAGCAGCTCGAGGAATCCAAATTAGAAGCAGGAGATGCTATCTCTCTTTACCCTTCTACTGAGGAATGGGAATCGCAGCGCAAATCCATGTTCGCGTCGATGAGCGCACATATGCGCGCGTCATGGTGCCGGCCCACGCCCGGCTCACCACTCTCCCTTCATGGCGGTCCCGAAGCCGTTAAGAACTGGCCAACACGCGTTGTGCAACCTGACAGGGAAAAAATGAGTCCCGAGGAATTTAAGGAAGCTCAAAAAAATTGGGAGCTAGCGTTGAGCAACTTCGCTCTGGTGGTCATTGATCCCTATGAGGTCGATTTTGTAGATTTGGGGGGCGCTAAAGGGAAGTTAGATCGCCGATGGCTCTTCGTAAAGGCAAGGGAGGGAGAATATGGCTGGAAATGGACAGAGGAGGAACTTGTCCCCTGA
- a CDS encoding Copper amine oxidase 1, which translates to MADIAPLSQTIIATATSTMSPDGNSSTFSAVPSTATGVETLKPGQTSASFKHPLDPLSAEEIPVVSLAVRQHIATKTEIKAIKFITCTLLPPPKKVVLAYLGIPLGPGEKPEAPTKIVRRAEVDFLDVLNGRAYNSVLSLNDETASWEVNTFTLLEEHFHPQISVEELIACEVVVKNNPIIQKLAADVGVLPEQIFCDGWSIGYDDRFPQKRRVQQALVYARFSEHDNLYAHPMDFIPVIDANSEELLGVDFPPHWIRAEDGSVKLSTYSTAPPPLAADALAASKRERIPPPRKAWDFLPDLMAETEEGGYKPRTDLKPLHVVQPEGVSFKMDGHVLEWQNWKMHIAFTHREGIALSTITYNDHGEIRPIMYRLSLAEMVVPYGAPEYPHPRKFAFDSGEYGMGTMANELSLGCDCLGQIHYLPGAFVAHDGSAMVIKNVICIHEEDAGVLWKHSDYRPNGRSQTVRRRRLVISMVCTLANYEYIWNYHFYQDGSIEFEVRLTGILSVYLSKDGEPNPFGTTVAPNINGHYHQHMFSVRVDPMIDGLKNTVIESDIVPLDAQTGSKDNFAGNAFYSKDTTVEVESGRKYDFATERRWRIVNKNKQHYSSGKDVGYTIGVKGGATPMMAKADGWAARRAAFLKNTLWVCRDEEGEDSGTVRMWPAGKYVPQTKEEPEDSVGSWVEGKKNVVNEDLLVYVTVGTTHIPRPEDWPVMPVEHLTVSFKPNSFFKANPSMDVPGSKDPLSVPAFNDAATGTKDSCCH; encoded by the exons ATGGCTGATATAGCTCCCCTTTCCCAGACCATCATCGCAACAGCAACAAGCACAATGAGCCCAGACGGAAATTCATCGACGTTCAGTGCTGTTCCAAGCACAGCTACTGGGGTAGAAACCTTGAAGCCTGGACAAACGTCCGCTTCGTTCAAACACCCCTTGGACCCACTGTCTGCCGAAGAG ATTCCGGTAGTGTCTCTGGCAGTTCGACAACATATTGCTACCAAGACTGAAATCAAggcaatcaaattcattaCATGCACACTTCTTCCACCTCCCAAGAAAGTTGTTTTGGCTTACCTCGGAATACCTCTGGGTCCTGGCGAAAAGCCTGAAGCTCCCACGAAGATTGTTAGGAGAGCCGAAGTCGAC TTCCTGGACGTCCTCAATGG CCGCGCATACAACTCTGTGTTGAGCCTGAATGATGAAACGGCTTCATGGGAGGTCAACACTTTTACTCTCCTGGAGGAACATTTCCATCCCCAAATatctgtggaagagctcattGCATGTGAGGTTGTCGTAAAAAATAACCCTATCATTCAGAAATTGGCAGCGGATGTCG GCGTTCTTCCCGAACAGATTTTCTGCGATGGATGGTCTATTGGTTATGATGACCGTTTCCCTCAGAAACGACGTGTGCAACAGGCACTTGTGTACGCTCGATTTTCCGAGCACGATAACTTATACGCACATCCTATG GACTTCATTCCTGTTATTGACGCAAACTCGGAAGAACTTCTTGGTGTTG ACTTCCCTCCTCACTGGATTCGCGCCGAGGATGGATCAGTTAAGTTGAGCACATATAGcactgctcctcctcctctcgcTGCGGACGCTCTCGCGGCATCTAAACGTGAACGAATTCCACCCCCTCGTAAGGCATGGGACTTCTTGCCTGATCTCATGGCCGAGAccgaagaaggaggatacAAACCAAGGACCGACCTGAAACCCTTGCACGTTGTTCAGCCTGAAGGTGTGAGCTTCAAGATGGACGGTCATGTTCTGGAATGGCAGAATTGGAAAATGCATATTG CTTTCACCCACCGAGAGGGAATTGCATTATCCACTATCACGTACAACGACCATGGAGAAATTAGGCCCATTATGTACCGCTTGTCATTGGCGGAGATGGTTGTCCCGTACGGTGCACCCGAATATCCTCATCCCAGGAAATTCGCTTTCGATTC GGGTGAATACGGCATGGGTACAATGGCAAATGAACTTTCCCTTGGCTGCGACTGCCTCGGCCAAATTCATTATCTG CCCGGTGCTTTCGTAGCGCACGATGGAAGCGCGATGGTCATCAAGAACGTCATTTGCATCCATGAAGAGGACGCTGGTGTATTATGGAAGCACAGCGACTATCGCCCCAATGGAAGGTCACAGACCGTGAGACGCAGAAGGCTGGTCATCAGCATGGTCTGTACTCTCGCGAACTACG AGTACATCTGGAACTACCACTTCTATCAGGACGGAAGCATAGAATTTGAGGTCCGCCTGACTGGCATCCTGTCAGTTTATCTTAGCAAGGACGGAGAGCCGAACCCATTCGGCACCACTGTCGCCCCAAACATTAATGGGCATTACCATCAGCATATGTTCAGTGTCCGTGTTGACCCCATGATTGACGGTCTCAAGAACACTGTTATTGAGTCTGACATCGTCCCTCTTGATGCCCAAACTGGGTCAAAAGACAATTTTGCTGGCAACGCCTTCTACTCAAAAGACACGACGGTTGAGGTCGAGTCCGGCAGGAAGTACGACTTTGCGACTGAGCGTAGGTGGCGAATTGTCAACAAGAACAAGCAACATTATAGTTCCGGGAAGGACGTTGGATATACCATTGGTGTCAAGGGTGGAGCTACGCCTATGATGGCCAAAGCTGACGGCTGGGCGGCCAGGAGAGCTGCATTCTTGAAGAATACTCTTTGGGTTTGCCGAGATGAAGAGGGCGAAGATAGCGGAACAGTCAGAATGTGGCCGGCTGGGAAGTATGTCCCCCAAACCAAAGAGGAGCCCGAAGACTCTGTCGGTTCTTGGGTTGAAGGCAAGAAGAATGTCGTAAACGAGGATCTCTTAGTTTATGTCACTGTCG GCACTACGCATATCCCTCGCCCAGAAGATTGGCCTGT TATGCCCGTTGAACACCTTACTGTGTCGTTTAAACCGAATTCCTTCTTCAAGGCCAATCCTAGCATGGACGTACCTGGCAGCAAGGACCCCCTCAGCGTCCCTGCGTTCAATGATGCTGCGACCGGTACCAAGGACAGTTGCTGTCATTAA